The following coding sequences lie in one Frigoribacterium sp. SL97 genomic window:
- a CDS encoding SDR family oxidoreductase: MRIVIAGGHGKIAQLLERRLADAGHDPVGIVRNPDHTADLEAAGARALVLDLERTDVDTLAGHLDGADAVVFAAGGGGSSGAERKLTIDRDGAVLLADAAEKAGVTRYVMVSAIGTDDFDPARAELPAANDDDVYQVYMRAKSEADADLRRREGLDWTIVRPGGLTDDAGTGQVTVGTTVERGSIPRADVAEIIATALIEGTAVKTQFEAVSGDVTVSDALATIKY, translated from the coding sequence ATGAGAATCGTCATCGCCGGAGGACACGGCAAGATCGCCCAGCTCCTCGAACGCCGACTCGCCGACGCCGGGCACGACCCCGTCGGCATCGTCCGCAACCCCGACCACACCGCCGACCTCGAGGCCGCGGGGGCCCGTGCCCTCGTCCTCGACCTCGAACGGACCGACGTCGACACGCTCGCCGGCCACCTCGACGGGGCCGACGCCGTCGTGTTCGCCGCGGGCGGCGGCGGCAGCAGCGGCGCCGAGCGCAAGCTGACCATCGACCGCGACGGGGCCGTCCTCCTGGCCGACGCCGCCGAGAAGGCGGGCGTCACGCGCTACGTCATGGTCTCGGCCATCGGCACGGACGACTTCGACCCGGCGCGGGCCGAGCTGCCCGCCGCGAACGACGACGACGTGTACCAGGTGTACATGCGTGCGAAGAGCGAGGCCGACGCCGACCTCCGCCGTCGCGAGGGTCTGGACTGGACGATCGTCCGTCCCGGTGGCCTGACCGACGACGCCGGCACCGGCCAGGTCACGGTCGGCACGACCGTCGAGCGCGGCAGCATCCCCCGCGCGGACGTGGCCGAGATCATCGCCACCGCGCTGATCGAGGGCACCGCCGTCAAGACGCAGTTCGAGGCCGTCTCGGGCGACGTCACCGTCTCGGACGCGCTGGCGACCATCAAGTACTGA